The genomic interval CCGCGAAAAAATGGCACAAGCCGCGCTCATCATCTATCTGTTTGACCTGTTGGAAACGTCGGTCAGCGAAGTAGAGGAAGCTGAAAAAGAATTGCAACAATTGGGCAAACCTTATTTGCTGGTGGGCAATAAAGTGGACAGAACCGTTCCCGATTTGGCACATCATCCGCATATTATCCGCATTTCGGCGGCAGAGCGCATCGGGTTGGATGAGCTGAAAGCCGCCCTGTTGGAGGCTGTCAATGCCCGCCCCGTTGCCGTGGGTGAAACCGTTGTTACCAACCTGCGCCACTACGAAGCCCTTAGCAACGCTCGCCGCGCCCTTACCGACGTACTGCACGGTTTGCAAAGCCACGTTACCGCCGACTTTGTGGCAATGGACATCCGCCACGCTCTGCGCGCCTTAGGCGAAATTACGGGCGAGATTACAACCGAAGATTTGCTGGGGAATATTTTCAGTAAGTTTTGTATCGGTAAATAAATTTTGCAAAAAATAGAGTTTAGGCACTGATTCGGCAATCCTGCGTTATGCAGAAGGGCAGGGGAACAGTTAATTACTCAACATTTTTGCGGTAAATATCTGCAAGGGCAATCAGGCAATCGCCGATTTGCACCTGTGCGCTGATGTCGGTTTCCGTGTGCATCAGCCAATCGTTCGTATCGGTGCGGGTATAGGTTACTACCTCTGTTTGGGTGCTGTCCACCAATACGTATTGTTTGAGTGAAGCAAGTTTGAGGTAGCACTTCAGCTTGTCCGTGCGGTCGTAAACGGCAGTACTTTCCGAGAGCACCTCTATGACAATATGCGGATTGAGCAACACGTCCAAACCTTTTTGCGGCAAATTTTCCAGCACGACCTTATCGCATACCACCGTGATGTCGGCATAGACGTACTTATCGCACTGGGGCAATTTGATGAGCAAATCGCTTGGATAGACTTGGCATTTTTTGCCTTTCAAGCAAGCATACAACTCACCTAAAATATTACTCACAATTCGGTTGTGAGGTTCTTGCGCGCCTGCCATTGCCACAGTTTGCCCTGCGTGGTATTCGCTTTTGAAGTCGGCTTGGGCTTCTTGGGCTAAGTAGGCTTCGGGTGAGATTGGGGCTGTTTGTATTTCCATTGCTGCCAAGTTGTTCAAGCGAATATACGAAAATTTGCCGACGGGTAAGAGCAATTACGGTGTCAATATCTGTAAAGCATTACCTGCGGAATGTAGCGAAAATCGGCATGATTATAAGAATGGCTGCGATTGTTCTCATGGCATATTGCATTGATACAAATTTATCCCAAAGCACAAAAAGCAAAATTTTTATCGCTTTTGGCAAGGCACGTTTTCCCACAAACGGTATTAAACGCAAGTTTGCGATAGAATCTTGAAAAAATTAAATTTGATTCGTTATTGTAATTGTAGGGACAACGCATGCGCGTTGCACGTCGCTTGTCCCTACGCATATACCCACATCAGAAAAATACAATTCAAAGGCGTGAATTTTTGCGCTAATGCTTCATTTTGATTTTTCTGATGTATAATGTTTTGATTATCAGATAATTAGCAAATAATTCGCGTTAAGTATGTTGATTGTCCAGCTGTTAGCGAATAGTTCGCTTTAAAAGAACTTAATGGCTGACAAATGCTTTGTGGTAGTATAAAATCACATGTTCAGCCGCATGGGAGATTATGCCACGCAAATCGAGTGGTTCTGTAAATCTTTCCCGGTTAATGGCATCTTCGCTGCGCATTTGGTTCATTCGTTCTTTGGGAATAAAGGTGGCAGAACGGCTGACATGGTCGTAAAGAATTTCCAAATAGGATTGCTTGTAAAAAATCCATCCTTTATCTCCTTGCATAGTATAAGGCACCTGAACCCGCGTATATTCATCGGTATTTTCCATGATTCTAATCTCTGAAAGATATACCATATTGAAGCCTTCGTCTGTTTTGCGGCTGATGATTAAATGGAAAGTCGGTATGGCAATATTTTTGGCAGGATAGAATTTGTACATAAACTCCATGGCCTCATGGTTGCAAAAATCGGTAAAAGACGAATCGCGTTGCCAGACGCTCATTTTTTGACTGTCAAAAAGTTGCTCATACTTAACAGCCTTAATGCTGTCGGCTATGCGTTGTTTTTCAACTCTGTCAATGCTGTCGCGCGTCTTTTTTTCGAGTGCCAAACGTATGGCTTCTGCTTTTGCTTCCTCTTTTGCTTTTTGGATACTGTCGGCAATTCTTTTTTGTTCGGCTTCTTTGAATAGTTTTTGTGCTGTGGCAATGCTGTCGGCGCGCTTTTTTCTAGGGCTTTACGCATTTCCGCCTCTTTGGCTGCTTGCTGTGCCAATACAATTTTTTCTTTAAGGGTTTTTATTTTACTGAGGTTTGGCCCATTTTGCTCTGCAATGGTAATTTGTGCAAAAGCTGTTTCCATATCGCCCTTTTTGTAAGCTTTTTCAGCCGCTTCATAGGCTGCTAATGCTTTCACAGGGTCAGGGGTATCCAATAGCCAATGTTGGTTCGGGTATTCAGATAGCCGTGCCCGGAAAAATAAATAACCAGATTGTCCCCTTTTTCTAACTTATTGGCAAAGTATTCAAACTTGTCAAAAATATTTTTCCTTGTGGCGGCCTCATCAAAAAGCGTAACAATGTTTTCCGGCTCAAAGTGATAATTAGCAGTCAGTACGTCAATCAGGTCGCGTGCATCTTTCACGGCATTGGTCAGTTGGCGAAAGTGCACATATTTATTAACGCCAACCACAAAAAGATAGTTTTTGCCCTTTTGGCTAAAAGAAAATAGGTTGGGTTTTTCTTGCCTGTATCTCCCTCTCGTTTCCGGCATAGTAGTAAGTAGTCGGGTTTGTCGTAGTTTACTTGCAATATTATAAAAAAACTTGATGTAAACTCAAATAAATGATGTTCAATGCAGGCGGATTTAGAATTTCCTGCTTTGCGTTGCCGGATTACAGTTGTTCTTACTGTTGTTGCTTTGTTCGGAGAACGTAGCTTGCCGTTAGTGCGGCAATGGCAATTGCAAGATAAATCAGCCCCTCGGTTGAAATGCCCCCGCTCAGGCTGTAAATGGCACTTACCAGTAATAACATGCCTGCAATAAATGCCAACATAGCAAAAAAGTTTTTGTTCATCATGGGAATAAATAAGTTGAATTTGAAAAAAATATCGTTGGTAGTTGTAACGCCGCCAACGATATTTGTGTATTGTCAAAGAAAATGCTTAGCCGAGTGCTTTCACTCCCGGCAATACTTTGCCCTCTATGAGCTCGAGCAGTGCGCCGCCGCCTGTTGAAACATAGGACACATCGTTGCTATAGCCTAATTGGTTGATGGCTGCCGCTGAATCTCCGCCACCGATGAGCGAGTAAGCTCCGTTTTTAGTGGCTGCTACTACCGCTTCGGCAATTTCAATGGTTCCGCGGGCAAAGTTGCTGAACTCAAAAACGCCCATAGGGCCATTCCAGAGGATGGTTTTAGAG from Rhodoflexus caldus carries:
- a CDS encoding Uma2 family endonuclease — its product is MEIQTAPISPEAYLAQEAQADFKSEYHAGQTVAMAGAQEPHNRIVSNILGELYACLKGKKCQVYPSDLLIKLPQCDKYVYADITVVCDKVVLENLPQKGLDVLLNPHIVIEVLSESTAVYDRTDKLKCYLKLASLKQYVLVDSTQTEVVTYTRTDTNDWLMHTETDISAQVQIGDCLIALADIYRKNVE
- a CDS encoding caspase family protein, translating into MPETRGRYRQEKPNLFSFSQKGKNYLFVVGVNKYVHFRQLTNAVKDARDLIDVLTANYHFEPENIVTLFDEAATRKNIFDKFEYFANKLEKGDNLVIYFSGHGYLNTRTNIGYWIPLTL